From one Alosa alosa isolate M-15738 ecotype Scorff River chromosome 5, AALO_Geno_1.1, whole genome shotgun sequence genomic stretch:
- the spef2 gene encoding sperm flagellar protein 2 isoform X3: protein MSDILCRWLNSELRLSKVVEQSTISKDFSNGYLIGEVLHKYELQNDFDQFSKSSSSNAKLNNFTRMEPTLHLLGVPFDLALAKAVMQGQPGAATRLLYQLFILLQNKKKAGLTGTAMETMQPAATARLHRVENDIYTERLKMVVKREAEIKMQLISQRFEMKAQDMYNKSVMADLVEDQKRRQEQEQLRLQDIEKLRLTRKKQQEIMSRILTASIQIPKPPPNRTLKALERQRHQRKQVEAKNVHLEIAQFEKSIKRLCPPGLSDGEVAFDCSTDTAQVLHHTLSPDEMIKANSEYIQKIRQRLEEDTAAREQREKRRRRVLVEQLRAHEAQEEALREEQLVERLMRQSQQEKRLAVQLMQMRQQKEVLRQNRILRERQHQEQRQRDFQEALDREAALARQARLEQTEEAQKEIELHDRIAADRAQVRYRKHYDFCKEVLEQVVDLATKAGEYRLFTANLIPAKMMREWKELFFSGKPLYEQACVDPAPAEPTPEQLIELEKEALLNRQDYDEYVSMTGDWAWPEEGDPKSPPSNNDILGHIVHRLQNIVNPPKPGTPPPLFPCFLLKACVLGKVLSGKTTCLSKIAQVHGIHVLSATVLIQEALAAFQAGETEVVEKKECEAVEGIDSPNKDADESERESEKEEALTSHEAATPGEDPKQKGTPEKEVTPQLSMRAQHGAAVEKVLREGQAVPNELLVDIIVDAIRHVPAGCGWILDGFPVDVAQAKLLEKALSGSDPDKPSGKSSKASLAVDKNVPQEAPPSSKALDLVILMEVADDVVLDRAAKQAIKEQSPAQVKDDDQKPEGEVPTTQDDTTEQAVRSSSKLNLKGKQLQHWITGFQDTWPKLEEWFSGKQNVLVKVNAQADEVTVFKKVEQIIQDTIISTEKAEIAAQSESVSSVAGPPLSTTTPAASSSALAQEGLTTQRPRSKSITQSPRASHSQIEGLKEKKSTHSIEGKDSRRQLSGKLSGSGLAPVRRLSVSSSFEHALGESSSPDSAVPGSDDWVYVDEPLPKEVSEYLVPYWDNVCDSYVTNVKAVMQNLRRERNLIIHHLHSVRDDFKQYLKRPDLKQEFVCQWQQDFNTIPDDMREDEETQAELHQRLDDLRERLWDICDRKKEEAEQERAALTEDGWLEDHAALLHNHFYSLMQVEVDRFQDTLRLLRDYYYSMRGTVLPEVPADFTCIPLLDIVEDEEGNAGEKSKSSPPGSVTPDRASKSGGKKDSDGPEEKKTKIVPLIARRPLTADSAKQRGSSQADEKLVNDTYQAALTAVNNLMQAELQQQEVEESRDKQVLERERQLRMSQASAPATSAKDKKKGGGGGGGGGGGAAKKKDSSPTQEPSPPPVLDLQEARKVAIRTKIRQEYLAALEHEDCAVKQRLKLIKRQAVETIQSLQTRADHTFRTLEDWLGARFLAEMGSIDQLAEVARHHIESATKVPHELMLVCTDFFVDGDLRVLPSPSPPPRPPAQEVPVDTTLTILQLQAFHSQLLKVAPSGMLSSNEFSEILKELTLMNMGDNDLPDTWMNISESQILDLVTVLSQDSEMLDWRLFLLSAALPWPMPTKQLLLQVLNRFRAADPQHTGFITEDQYLQIELWFTNDDTLAIPDDPSEPLPYDRLANLKKFFFTLFAEPDSPAARLDYMDMLLYLAAHRDAVQGFVRALSLVTGQPLHYQSNTSPLLKSVLYMGEEAEEVAEAEEEESPEGADGEGVTISALLHVVCHRDSKTSCHNPFQPNLSSKEEYKEELMKIYKDLGFGPEEKAPFSLLSQVPWIQNLMESTLQYQLPDVHRILYAPQSRREPLGFSMS from the exons ATGTCTGATATATTGTGCCGATGGCTGAACTCAGAGCTTCGACTGTCAAAAGTTGTGG AGCAGTCCACTATTTCCAAGGATTTTTCAAATGGGTATTTGATCGGTGAAGTTTTGCATAAGTACGAACTTCAGAATGACTTCGACCAGTTCTCAAAGAGCAG CTCATCAAATGCTAAGCTCAACAACTTCACAAGGATGGAACCCACACTGCACCTGCTTGGTGTGCCCTTTGACCTGGCCCTGGCAAAGGCGGTCATGCAGGGCCAGCCTGGGGCAGCCACAAGGCTCCTGTACCAGCTCTTCATCCTGCTGCAGAATAAGAAAAAGGCAGGGCTCACTGGCACAGCAATGGAGACCATGCAGCCGGCCGCCACTGCCCGCCTACACCGGGTGGAGAATGACATATACACTGAG CGTCTCAAAATGGTGGtcaagagagaggcagagatcaAGATGCAGCTGATCAGCCAGCGGTTCGAGATGAAAGCGCAGGACATGTACAACAAGTCCGTCATGGCGGACCTGGTGGAGGACCAGAAACGGCGACAAGAACAGGAGCAGCTGAGACTCCAGGATATAGAAAAG CTCAGACTGACCCGCAAGAAACAGCAGGAGATCATGAGTCGCATTCTGACGGCCAGCATCCAGATTCCTAAGCCCCCGCCGAACCGCACCCTCAAAGCCCTCGAGAGGCAACGCCACCAGAGGAAACAGGTTGAGGCCAAG AATGTTCATCTGGAAATTGCCCAGTTTGAGAAGAGCATAAAGAGACTGTGTCCTCCAGGCTTGAG TGATGGAGAGGTGGCCTTTGACTGCAGTACGGACACGGCCCAGGTGCTGCATCACACCCTGAGCCCAGACGAGATGATCAAAGCCAACTCAGAGTACATCCAGAAGATCCGCCAGCGCCTGGAGGAGGACACAGCGGCCCGAGAGCAGAGGGAGAAGCGGCGGCGCCGGGTCCTGGTGGAACAGCTTCGGGCCCACGAGGCCCAGGAG GAGGCGCTGCGGGAGGAACAGCTGGTGGAGCGTCTGATGCGTCAGTCCCAGCAGGAGAAACGGCTGGCCGTGCAGCTCATGCAGATGCGCCAGCAGAAGGAGGTCCTGCGCCAGAACCGCATCCTCCGCGAGAGGCAGCACCAGGAGCAGCGCCAGAGGGACTTCCAGGAGGCGCTGGACAGGGAAGCG GCTCTAGCCAGGCAGGCCAGACTGGAGCAGACAGAGGAGGCCCAGAAGGAAATTGAATTACATGATAGGATTGCAGCTGACCGGGCCCAGGTGCGGTACAGGAAGCACTATGACTTCTGCAAAGAGGTTCTGGAGCAAGTAGTGGACCTGGCCACCAAAGCTGGGGAGTATCGCCTCTTCACTGCAAA TCTCATCCCTGCTAAGATGATGCGAGAGTGGAAGGAGCTGTTCTTTAGTGGGAAGCCCCTGTATGAGCAGGCCTGTGTGGACCCAGCACCAGCAGAACCCACCCCTGAGCAGCTCATAGAGTTAGAGAAGGAGGCACTGCTCAATAGACAGGACTATGATGAGTATGTG AGCATGACAGGGGACTGGGCTTGGCCTGAGGAAGGAGATCCAAAAAGTCCACCATCCAACAATGATATCCTTGGACACATAGTGCACCGGCTGCAGAACATTGTGAACCCACCTAAACCTGGGACCCCACCACCTCTGTTTCCTTGCTTCTTACTGAAAGCCTGTGTCCTCGGAAAAGTTCTCTCTGGGAAGACAACTTGCCTGTCCAAAATTGCACAAG tccATGGCATCCATGTCCTCTCAGCTACAGTTTTGATTCAAGAAGCCCTTGCTGCATTTCAAGCAGGAGAAACTGAAGTAGTTGAGAAGAAAGAATGTGAG GCTGTAGAGGGCATCGATTCCCCAAACAAGGATGCTGATGAGTCAGAAAGggaaagtgagaaagaggaggCACTCACATCACATGAAGCTG CTACACCAGGTGAGGATCCTAAGCAGAAAGGAACTCCAGAGAAAGAGGTCACGCCTCAG TTGTCCATGAGAGCGCAGCATGGAGCTGCAGTGGAGAAGGTCCTGAGGGAAGGCCAGGCGGTCCCCAATGAGCTTCTAGTGGACATTATTGTCGATGCTATTAG gCATGTTCCAGCAGGGTGTGGCTGGATTTTGGATGGATTCCCTGTTGATGTGGCCCAGGCCAAGCTCCTGGAGAAAGCCCTGAGTGGCTCTGACCCCGACAAGCCCAGCGGGAAGAGCAGCAAGGCCAGTCTGGCCGTGGACAAGAACGTGCCTCAGGAGGCGCCCCCTTCCTCCAAAGCCCTGGACCTGGTCATCCTCATGGAGGTGGCGGACGACGTTGTTCTTGACCGCGCTGCCAAGCAGGCCA TTAAGGAGCAGAGCCCTGCCCAAGTGAAGGACGATGACCAAAAACCTGAAGGAGAGGTGCCCACTACTCAGGACGACACAACAGAACAGGCTGTTAGAAGCTCCTCAAAACTTAACCTGAAGGGAAAACAGCTACAGCACTG GATAACAGGTTTCCAGGACACGTGGCCCAAACTGGAGGAGTGGTTTTCAGGGAAGCAAAATGTTCTGGTAAAGGTCAATGCTCAAGCAGATGAAGTGACAGTCTTCAAAAAAGTTGAACAAATTATTCAAGACACCATAATAAGCACTGAGAAAG CTGAGATTGCTGCCCAATCGGAATCGGTCTCATCTGTGGCCGGACCGCCTCTGTCCACGACGACCCCTGCTGCCTCCTCATCTGCTCTGGCCCAGGAGGGCCTGACCACCCAGCGACCCCGCTCTAAGTCCATAACCCAGTCCCCCAGAG CATCACACAGTCAAATAGAGGGgctcaaagaaaaaaaatcaactcACTCCATCGAGGGGAAGGACTCACGCCGCCAGCTTTCTGGAAAACTCTCTG GAAGTGGGCTGGCGCCAGTCAGAAGGCTATCAGTGTCTTCCTCCTTTGAGCATGCTCTCGGAGAGAGTAGCAGTCCAGACTCAGCTGTTCCAGGGTCTGATGACTGGGTGTACGTGGACGAGCCTTTGCCTAAG GAGGTCTCTGAGTATCTGGTTCCCTACTGGGACAACGTGTGTGACTCTTATGTGACAAACGTGAAGGCAGTGATGCAGAACCTACGCAGGGAGAGGAACCTGATAATCCATCACCTGCACAGTGTGAG GGATGATTTTAAGCAGTACCTGAAGCGTCCCGACCTGAAGCAGGAGTTTGTGTGCCAGTGGCAGCAGGACTTTAACACCATCCCAGACGACATGAGGGAGGACGAGGAAACCCAGGCAGAGCTGCACCAGCGCTTGGAT GACCTGCGTGAGCGCCTGTGGGACATCTGCGACCGGAAGAAGGAGGAGGCCGAGCAGGAGCGGGCGGCGCTGACGGAGGACGGCTGGCTGGAGGACCACGCCGCGCTGCTCCATAACCACTTCTACTCGCTCATGCAG GTGGAGGTGGACCGTTTCCAGGACACCCTGCGTCTCTTGCGGGACTACTACTACAGCATGCGTGGGACCGTGCTGCCGGAGGTACCTGCTGACTTCACCTGCATTCCCCTGCTGGACATCgtggaggacgaggaggggaaCGCTGGAGAAAAATCCAAAAG CAGCCCCCCTGGCTCAGTGACCCCCGACAGAGCCAGCAAAAGTGGCGGGAAAAAGGACTCAGATGGACCAGAGGAGAAGAAAACAAAGAT cgtccccctgattgcgAGGAGGCCCCTTACTGCAGACTCGGCAAAGCAGAGGGGCTCGTCCCAAGCTGATGAGAAGCTGGTCAATGACACGTACCAAGCTGCCCTGACGGCTGTAAACAACCTG ATGCAGGCAGAGCTTCAGcagcaggaggtggaggagagtcGAGACAAGCAGGTGCTGGAGCGTGAGCGTCAGCTCCGCATGTCCCAGGCCTCGGCCCCCGCCACCTCCGCCAAGGacaagaagaaaggaggaggaggaggaggaggaggaggaggaggagcagccaAGAAGAAAG ATTCGTCCCCAACCCAGGAGCCCAGCCCTCCGCCTGTCCTGGACCTGCAGGAGGCCCGCAAGGTGGCCATCAGGACCAAGATCAGACAGGAGTACCTGGCAGCCCTGGAGCATGAAG ACTGTGCGGTGAAGCAGCGTCTGAAGCTGATAAAGCGGCAGGCTGTGGAGACGATACAGAGCCTGCAGACCCGCGCTGACCACACCTTCAGAACCCTGGAGGACTGGCTGGGCGCTCGCTTCCTGGCTGAGATGGGCAG CATCGATCAGCTGGCAGAGGTGGCGCGCCACCACATTGAATCGGCCACCAAAGTCCCGCACGAGCTCATGCTGGTGTGCACCGACTTCTTTGTGGACGGGGACCTGCGCGTGCTGCCCAGCCCCAGCCCTCCGCCGCGGCCCCCTGCCCAGGAGGTGCCCGTGGACACCACCCTCACCATCCTCCAGCTGCAGGCCTTCCACAGCCAGCTGCTCAAGGTCGCCCCCTCAG GGATGCTGTCCAGTAATGAATTTTCAGAGATCCTAAAGGAGCTGACATTAATGAACATGGGTGACAACGACCTGCCAGACACCTGGATGAACATCTCAGAGTCTCAG ATCCTGGACCTGGTGACCGTCCTGTCTCAGGACTCGGAGATGCTGGACTGGCGCCTCTTCCTGCTCAGCGCCGCGCTGCCCTGGCCCATGCCCACCAAGCAGCTTCTGCTCCAGGTGCTCAACCGCTTCCGGGCCGCCGACCCTCAACACACGGGCTTCATCACAGAGGACCAGTACCTGCAG aTTGAGCTGTGGTTTACAAACGATGACACTTTAGCAATTCCTGATGACCCCTCTGAACCATTGCCATATGACAGGCTGGCTAACCTAAAGAAG TTTTTCTTCACGCTGTTTGCGGAGCCGGACTCACCTGCAGCCCGTCTGGACTATATGGACATGCTGCTGTACCTGGCCGCCCACCGAGACGCCGTCCAGGGCTTTGTCCGGGCCCTCAGCCTGGTCACTGGACAACCTCTGCACTACCAGTCCAACACCAGCCCACTGCTCAAG tcGGTGCTATACATGGGAGAGGAGGCTGAGGAGGTGGccgaggcggaggaggaggagagccccGAGGGCGCTGACGGCGAGGGGGTGACCATCTCTGCCCTGCTGCACGTGGTCTGCCACAGAGACAGCAAAACCTCCTGCCACAACCCCTTTCAGCCGAACCTTAGTAGCAAGGAGGAGTATAAGGAG GAATTAATGAAGATCTACAAGGATCTGGGCTTTGGGCCGGAGGAGAAGGCTCCGTTCTCACTTCTGTCCCAGGTGCCCTGGATTCAGAACCTGATGGAGAGCACCCTGCAGTACCAACTCCCT GATGTCCATAGGATCTTGTATGCCCCGCAGAGTAGGAGAGAACCCTTGGGCTTCAGCATGTCATAA
- the spef2 gene encoding sperm flagellar protein 2 isoform X1 — MSDILCRWLNSELRLSKVVEQSTISKDFSNGYLIGEVLHKYELQNDFDQFSKSSSSNAKLNNFTRMEPTLHLLGVPFDLALAKAVMQGQPGAATRLLYQLFILLQNKKKAGLTGTAMETMQPAATARLHRVENDIYTERLKMVVKREAEIKMQLISQRFEMKAQDMYNKSVMADLVEDQKRRQEQEQLRLQDIEKLRLTRKKQQEIMSRILTASIQIPKPPPNRTLKALERQRHQRKQVEAKNVHLEIAQFEKSIKRLCPPGLSDGEVAFDCSTDTAQVLHHTLSPDEMIKANSEYIQKIRQRLEEDTAAREQREKRRRRVLVEQLRAHEAQEEALREEQLVERLMRQSQQEKRLAVQLMQMRQQKEVLRQNRILRERQHQEQRQRDFQEALDREAALARQARLEQTEEAQKEIELHDRIAADRAQVRYRKHYDFCKEVLEQVVDLATKAGEYRLFTANLIPAKMMREWKELFFSGKPLYEQACVDPAPAEPTPEQLIELEKEALLNRQDYDEYVSMTGDWAWPEEGDPKSPPSNNDILGHIVHRLQNIVNPPKPGTPPPLFPCFLLKACVLGKVLSGKTTCLSKIAQVHGIHVLSATVLIQEALAAFQAGETEVVEKKECEAVEGIDSPNKDADESERESEKEEALTSHEAATPGEDPKQKGTPEKEVTPQLSMRAQHGAAVEKVLREGQAVPNELLVDIIVDAIRHVPAGCGWILDGFPVDVAQAKLLEKALSGSDPDKPSGKSSKASLAVDKNVPQEAPPSSKALDLVILMEVADDVVLDRAAKQAIVKEQSPAQVKDDDQKPEGEVPTTQDDTTEQAVRSSSKLNLKGKQLQHWITGFQDTWPKLEEWFSGKQNVLVKVNAQADEVTVFKKVEQIIQDTIISTEKAEIAAQSESVSSVAGPPLSTTTPAASSSALAQEGLTTQRPRSKSITQSPRASHSQIEGLKEKKSTHSIEGKDSRRQLSGKLSGSGLAPVRRLSVSSSFEHALGESSSPDSAVPGSDDWVYVDEPLPKEVSEYLVPYWDNVCDSYVTNVKAVMQNLRRERNLIIHHLHSVRDDFKQYLKRPDLKQEFVCQWQQDFNTIPDDMREDEETQAELHQRLDDLRERLWDICDRKKEEAEQERAALTEDGWLEDHAALLHNHFYSLMQVEVDRFQDTLRLLRDYYYSMRGTVLPEVPADFTCIPLLDIVEDEEGNAGEKSKSSPPGSVTPDRASKSGGKKDSDGPEEKKTKIVPLIARRPLTADSAKQRGSSQADEKLVNDTYQAALTAVNNLMQAELQQQEVEESRDKQVLERERQLRMSQASAPATSAKDKKKGGGGGGGGGGGAAKKKDSSPTQEPSPPPVLDLQEARKVAIRTKIRQEYLAALEHEDCAVKQRLKLIKRQAVETIQSLQTRADHTFRTLEDWLGARFLAEMGSIDQLAEVARHHIESATKVPHELMLVCTDFFVDGDLRVLPSPSPPPRPPAQEVPVDTTLTILQLQAFHSQLLKVAPSGMLSSNEFSEILKELTLMNMGDNDLPDTWMNISESQILDLVTVLSQDSEMLDWRLFLLSAALPWPMPTKQLLLQVLNRFRAADPQHTGFITEDQYLQIELWFTNDDTLAIPDDPSEPLPYDRLANLKKFFFTLFAEPDSPAARLDYMDMLLYLAAHRDAVQGFVRALSLVTGQPLHYQSNTSPLLKSVLYMGEEAEEVAEAEEEESPEGADGEGVTISALLHVVCHRDSKTSCHNPFQPNLSSKEEYKEELMKIYKDLGFGPEEKAPFSLLSQVPWIQNLMESTLQYQLPDVHRILYAPQSRREPLGFSMS, encoded by the exons ATGTCTGATATATTGTGCCGATGGCTGAACTCAGAGCTTCGACTGTCAAAAGTTGTGG AGCAGTCCACTATTTCCAAGGATTTTTCAAATGGGTATTTGATCGGTGAAGTTTTGCATAAGTACGAACTTCAGAATGACTTCGACCAGTTCTCAAAGAGCAG CTCATCAAATGCTAAGCTCAACAACTTCACAAGGATGGAACCCACACTGCACCTGCTTGGTGTGCCCTTTGACCTGGCCCTGGCAAAGGCGGTCATGCAGGGCCAGCCTGGGGCAGCCACAAGGCTCCTGTACCAGCTCTTCATCCTGCTGCAGAATAAGAAAAAGGCAGGGCTCACTGGCACAGCAATGGAGACCATGCAGCCGGCCGCCACTGCCCGCCTACACCGGGTGGAGAATGACATATACACTGAG CGTCTCAAAATGGTGGtcaagagagaggcagagatcaAGATGCAGCTGATCAGCCAGCGGTTCGAGATGAAAGCGCAGGACATGTACAACAAGTCCGTCATGGCGGACCTGGTGGAGGACCAGAAACGGCGACAAGAACAGGAGCAGCTGAGACTCCAGGATATAGAAAAG CTCAGACTGACCCGCAAGAAACAGCAGGAGATCATGAGTCGCATTCTGACGGCCAGCATCCAGATTCCTAAGCCCCCGCCGAACCGCACCCTCAAAGCCCTCGAGAGGCAACGCCACCAGAGGAAACAGGTTGAGGCCAAG AATGTTCATCTGGAAATTGCCCAGTTTGAGAAGAGCATAAAGAGACTGTGTCCTCCAGGCTTGAG TGATGGAGAGGTGGCCTTTGACTGCAGTACGGACACGGCCCAGGTGCTGCATCACACCCTGAGCCCAGACGAGATGATCAAAGCCAACTCAGAGTACATCCAGAAGATCCGCCAGCGCCTGGAGGAGGACACAGCGGCCCGAGAGCAGAGGGAGAAGCGGCGGCGCCGGGTCCTGGTGGAACAGCTTCGGGCCCACGAGGCCCAGGAG GAGGCGCTGCGGGAGGAACAGCTGGTGGAGCGTCTGATGCGTCAGTCCCAGCAGGAGAAACGGCTGGCCGTGCAGCTCATGCAGATGCGCCAGCAGAAGGAGGTCCTGCGCCAGAACCGCATCCTCCGCGAGAGGCAGCACCAGGAGCAGCGCCAGAGGGACTTCCAGGAGGCGCTGGACAGGGAAGCG GCTCTAGCCAGGCAGGCCAGACTGGAGCAGACAGAGGAGGCCCAGAAGGAAATTGAATTACATGATAGGATTGCAGCTGACCGGGCCCAGGTGCGGTACAGGAAGCACTATGACTTCTGCAAAGAGGTTCTGGAGCAAGTAGTGGACCTGGCCACCAAAGCTGGGGAGTATCGCCTCTTCACTGCAAA TCTCATCCCTGCTAAGATGATGCGAGAGTGGAAGGAGCTGTTCTTTAGTGGGAAGCCCCTGTATGAGCAGGCCTGTGTGGACCCAGCACCAGCAGAACCCACCCCTGAGCAGCTCATAGAGTTAGAGAAGGAGGCACTGCTCAATAGACAGGACTATGATGAGTATGTG AGCATGACAGGGGACTGGGCTTGGCCTGAGGAAGGAGATCCAAAAAGTCCACCATCCAACAATGATATCCTTGGACACATAGTGCACCGGCTGCAGAACATTGTGAACCCACCTAAACCTGGGACCCCACCACCTCTGTTTCCTTGCTTCTTACTGAAAGCCTGTGTCCTCGGAAAAGTTCTCTCTGGGAAGACAACTTGCCTGTCCAAAATTGCACAAG tccATGGCATCCATGTCCTCTCAGCTACAGTTTTGATTCAAGAAGCCCTTGCTGCATTTCAAGCAGGAGAAACTGAAGTAGTTGAGAAGAAAGAATGTGAG GCTGTAGAGGGCATCGATTCCCCAAACAAGGATGCTGATGAGTCAGAAAGggaaagtgagaaagaggaggCACTCACATCACATGAAGCTG CTACACCAGGTGAGGATCCTAAGCAGAAAGGAACTCCAGAGAAAGAGGTCACGCCTCAG TTGTCCATGAGAGCGCAGCATGGAGCTGCAGTGGAGAAGGTCCTGAGGGAAGGCCAGGCGGTCCCCAATGAGCTTCTAGTGGACATTATTGTCGATGCTATTAG gCATGTTCCAGCAGGGTGTGGCTGGATTTTGGATGGATTCCCTGTTGATGTGGCCCAGGCCAAGCTCCTGGAGAAAGCCCTGAGTGGCTCTGACCCCGACAAGCCCAGCGGGAAGAGCAGCAAGGCCAGTCTGGCCGTGGACAAGAACGTGCCTCAGGAGGCGCCCCCTTCCTCCAAAGCCCTGGACCTGGTCATCCTCATGGAGGTGGCGGACGACGTTGTTCTTGACCGCGCTGCCAAGCAGGCCA TAGTTAAGGAGCAGAGCCCTGCCCAAGTGAAGGACGATGACCAAAAACCTGAAGGAGAGGTGCCCACTACTCAGGACGACACAACAGAACAGGCTGTTAGAAGCTCCTCAAAACTTAACCTGAAGGGAAAACAGCTACAGCACTG GATAACAGGTTTCCAGGACACGTGGCCCAAACTGGAGGAGTGGTTTTCAGGGAAGCAAAATGTTCTGGTAAAGGTCAATGCTCAAGCAGATGAAGTGACAGTCTTCAAAAAAGTTGAACAAATTATTCAAGACACCATAATAAGCACTGAGAAAG CTGAGATTGCTGCCCAATCGGAATCGGTCTCATCTGTGGCCGGACCGCCTCTGTCCACGACGACCCCTGCTGCCTCCTCATCTGCTCTGGCCCAGGAGGGCCTGACCACCCAGCGACCCCGCTCTAAGTCCATAACCCAGTCCCCCAGAG CATCACACAGTCAAATAGAGGGgctcaaagaaaaaaaatcaactcACTCCATCGAGGGGAAGGACTCACGCCGCCAGCTTTCTGGAAAACTCTCTG GAAGTGGGCTGGCGCCAGTCAGAAGGCTATCAGTGTCTTCCTCCTTTGAGCATGCTCTCGGAGAGAGTAGCAGTCCAGACTCAGCTGTTCCAGGGTCTGATGACTGGGTGTACGTGGACGAGCCTTTGCCTAAG GAGGTCTCTGAGTATCTGGTTCCCTACTGGGACAACGTGTGTGACTCTTATGTGACAAACGTGAAGGCAGTGATGCAGAACCTACGCAGGGAGAGGAACCTGATAATCCATCACCTGCACAGTGTGAG GGATGATTTTAAGCAGTACCTGAAGCGTCCCGACCTGAAGCAGGAGTTTGTGTGCCAGTGGCAGCAGGACTTTAACACCATCCCAGACGACATGAGGGAGGACGAGGAAACCCAGGCAGAGCTGCACCAGCGCTTGGAT GACCTGCGTGAGCGCCTGTGGGACATCTGCGACCGGAAGAAGGAGGAGGCCGAGCAGGAGCGGGCGGCGCTGACGGAGGACGGCTGGCTGGAGGACCACGCCGCGCTGCTCCATAACCACTTCTACTCGCTCATGCAG GTGGAGGTGGACCGTTTCCAGGACACCCTGCGTCTCTTGCGGGACTACTACTACAGCATGCGTGGGACCGTGCTGCCGGAGGTACCTGCTGACTTCACCTGCATTCCCCTGCTGGACATCgtggaggacgaggaggggaaCGCTGGAGAAAAATCCAAAAG CAGCCCCCCTGGCTCAGTGACCCCCGACAGAGCCAGCAAAAGTGGCGGGAAAAAGGACTCAGATGGACCAGAGGAGAAGAAAACAAAGAT cgtccccctgattgcgAGGAGGCCCCTTACTGCAGACTCGGCAAAGCAGAGGGGCTCGTCCCAAGCTGATGAGAAGCTGGTCAATGACACGTACCAAGCTGCCCTGACGGCTGTAAACAACCTG ATGCAGGCAGAGCTTCAGcagcaggaggtggaggagagtcGAGACAAGCAGGTGCTGGAGCGTGAGCGTCAGCTCCGCATGTCCCAGGCCTCGGCCCCCGCCACCTCCGCCAAGGacaagaagaaaggaggaggaggaggaggaggaggaggaggaggagcagccaAGAAGAAAG ATTCGTCCCCAACCCAGGAGCCCAGCCCTCCGCCTGTCCTGGACCTGCAGGAGGCCCGCAAGGTGGCCATCAGGACCAAGATCAGACAGGAGTACCTGGCAGCCCTGGAGCATGAAG ACTGTGCGGTGAAGCAGCGTCTGAAGCTGATAAAGCGGCAGGCTGTGGAGACGATACAGAGCCTGCAGACCCGCGCTGACCACACCTTCAGAACCCTGGAGGACTGGCTGGGCGCTCGCTTCCTGGCTGAGATGGGCAG CATCGATCAGCTGGCAGAGGTGGCGCGCCACCACATTGAATCGGCCACCAAAGTCCCGCACGAGCTCATGCTGGTGTGCACCGACTTCTTTGTGGACGGGGACCTGCGCGTGCTGCCCAGCCCCAGCCCTCCGCCGCGGCCCCCTGCCCAGGAGGTGCCCGTGGACACCACCCTCACCATCCTCCAGCTGCAGGCCTTCCACAGCCAGCTGCTCAAGGTCGCCCCCTCAG GGATGCTGTCCAGTAATGAATTTTCAGAGATCCTAAAGGAGCTGACATTAATGAACATGGGTGACAACGACCTGCCAGACACCTGGATGAACATCTCAGAGTCTCAG ATCCTGGACCTGGTGACCGTCCTGTCTCAGGACTCGGAGATGCTGGACTGGCGCCTCTTCCTGCTCAGCGCCGCGCTGCCCTGGCCCATGCCCACCAAGCAGCTTCTGCTCCAGGTGCTCAACCGCTTCCGGGCCGCCGACCCTCAACACACGGGCTTCATCACAGAGGACCAGTACCTGCAG aTTGAGCTGTGGTTTACAAACGATGACACTTTAGCAATTCCTGATGACCCCTCTGAACCATTGCCATATGACAGGCTGGCTAACCTAAAGAAG TTTTTCTTCACGCTGTTTGCGGAGCCGGACTCACCTGCAGCCCGTCTGGACTATATGGACATGCTGCTGTACCTGGCCGCCCACCGAGACGCCGTCCAGGGCTTTGTCCGGGCCCTCAGCCTGGTCACTGGACAACCTCTGCACTACCAGTCCAACACCAGCCCACTGCTCAAG tcGGTGCTATACATGGGAGAGGAGGCTGAGGAGGTGGccgaggcggaggaggaggagagccccGAGGGCGCTGACGGCGAGGGGGTGACCATCTCTGCCCTGCTGCACGTGGTCTGCCACAGAGACAGCAAAACCTCCTGCCACAACCCCTTTCAGCCGAACCTTAGTAGCAAGGAGGAGTATAAGGAG GAATTAATGAAGATCTACAAGGATCTGGGCTTTGGGCCGGAGGAGAAGGCTCCGTTCTCACTTCTGTCCCAGGTGCCCTGGATTCAGAACCTGATGGAGAGCACCCTGCAGTACCAACTCCCT GATGTCCATAGGATCTTGTATGCCCCGCAGAGTAGGAGAGAACCCTTGGGCTTCAGCATGTCATAA